One stretch of Microbacterium terrae DNA includes these proteins:
- a CDS encoding AI-2E family transporter — MTEELAPPEPGRRWASVLTKPATPLISGFLVAIGVVLAVSLAVAVASIATILISVVIAMFLALGLDPTVRMLQRRGMPRPWAIATVAVVFLGVVVLLVVLVLPAAIEQFVGFLQGLPATIDAMLASDWFQAADAAVEVDLASTVTDAIAALTSTSSLVTISGGLLRAGVGVVGAISSAVIVVVLTLYFVASLADAKESLYRFMPAYRRPLARELTEQITGSVGNAVAGALTLSSINAAVVFVLMVLVGSPVPLMLAIAAWFITLVPMIGSLVFLVIGIIAALFVSPVSALVFAIGYFAYIQIEAYVVTPRVLGKAVALPGVLVLLSAMIGAALFGFLGALVAIPTTASVLIVVRAVVFPKQDSVTAPLAATPAGPSAADPAEQ; from the coding sequence GTGACCGAAGAACTCGCCCCGCCGGAGCCCGGACGCCGCTGGGCGTCGGTGCTCACCAAGCCGGCGACGCCCCTGATCTCGGGGTTCCTCGTCGCCATCGGCGTGGTGCTCGCCGTCTCGCTCGCCGTCGCCGTGGCATCGATCGCCACGATCCTCATCTCGGTCGTCATCGCGATGTTCCTCGCGCTGGGGCTCGACCCCACCGTGCGCATGCTCCAGCGACGCGGGATGCCCCGCCCCTGGGCGATCGCCACCGTCGCCGTCGTGTTCCTCGGGGTCGTCGTGCTCCTCGTCGTGCTCGTCCTTCCGGCGGCCATCGAGCAGTTCGTCGGATTCCTCCAGGGCCTGCCCGCCACGATCGACGCGATGCTCGCGAGCGACTGGTTCCAGGCGGCCGACGCGGCGGTCGAGGTCGACCTGGCGTCCACTGTCACCGATGCCATCGCAGCCCTCACGAGCACGTCGTCGCTGGTCACCATCTCGGGCGGCCTCCTGCGTGCCGGAGTCGGCGTGGTCGGAGCGATCTCGTCCGCGGTGATCGTGGTCGTGCTCACCCTCTACTTCGTGGCCTCGCTGGCCGACGCCAAGGAGTCGCTCTACCGCTTCATGCCGGCCTACCGCCGTCCGCTCGCGCGCGAGCTCACGGAGCAGATCACCGGCTCCGTCGGCAACGCCGTCGCCGGCGCCCTCACGCTCTCGTCGATCAACGCGGCGGTGGTGTTCGTGCTCATGGTGCTCGTCGGTTCACCCGTGCCGCTGATGCTCGCCATCGCGGCCTGGTTCATCACGCTGGTGCCGATGATCGGATCGCTCGTGTTCCTCGTGATCGGCATCATCGCGGCCCTGTTCGTCAGTCCGGTCAGCGCCCTGGTGTTCGCGATCGGCTACTTCGCCTACATCCAGATCGAGGCGTACGTCGTGACCCCGCGGGTCCTCGGCAAGGCCGTCGCGCTGCCGGGCGTGCTGGTGCTGCTGAGCGCCATGATCGGCGCGGCGCTGTTCGGCTTCCTCGGAGCCCTCGTCGCGATCCCCACGACCGCATCGGTGCTCATCGTGGTGCGCGCGGTGGTCTTCCCGAAGCAGGACTCGGTCACGGCGCCGCTGGCGGCGACGCCGGCGGGTCCGTCTGCGGCCGATCCAGCAGAGCAGTGA
- a CDS encoding AI-2E family transporter — protein sequence MSPASDPGESEAQIAAESDGADQTAPAASFDVEAEEPPRSRILAALDRPLVSAFAATLGVLGAVVIGSAIGSISSILVWIILGLFLAIALDPIVRLLERKGLRRGAGIAVVFGAFVLLVVVFLVFMLPPVVNQVGEFVAAIPDALADVGETEWFAGLSPDLQAAVAAAVDQIESAVRDPATLAAVGGGILVFGAGVAAAISASLVVVALTLYFLASFEAMKEAFYRLAPARTRPRLADMTERITTAVGSSLIGSITLSALNAGTVLVLHLLIGLPFAALMAVIAFVVTLIPLFGSVIFLVFGTAVALFSGPDKALLFLIAYLVYIQVESYIISPRVMNRAIAIPAALVLIGAMIGGALMGVLGVLVALPVTASILLILREIVVPKQDRKI from the coding sequence ATGAGCCCTGCATCCGACCCGGGCGAGTCCGAGGCGCAGATCGCCGCCGAGTCCGACGGCGCCGACCAGACGGCGCCCGCAGCGTCGTTCGACGTGGAAGCCGAAGAGCCGCCGCGCAGCCGCATCCTCGCCGCCCTCGATCGTCCGCTCGTCTCCGCGTTCGCCGCCACCCTCGGCGTCCTCGGGGCCGTCGTCATCGGCAGCGCGATCGGATCGATCTCGTCGATCCTCGTGTGGATCATCCTGGGGCTGTTCCTGGCGATCGCCCTCGATCCCATCGTGCGGCTGCTCGAGCGGAAGGGGCTGCGCCGCGGCGCGGGGATCGCGGTCGTGTTCGGCGCGTTCGTGCTGCTCGTCGTGGTGTTCCTGGTGTTCATGCTCCCTCCGGTGGTGAACCAGGTCGGCGAGTTCGTCGCCGCCATCCCCGACGCCCTCGCCGACGTCGGCGAGACCGAGTGGTTCGCCGGGCTCAGCCCCGACCTCCAGGCTGCCGTGGCCGCGGCAGTCGACCAGATCGAGTCGGCGGTCCGCGACCCCGCCACGCTGGCCGCGGTCGGCGGCGGCATCCTCGTCTTCGGTGCGGGCGTCGCGGCCGCGATCTCGGCGAGCCTCGTCGTCGTCGCCCTCACCCTCTACTTCCTGGCGTCGTTCGAGGCGATGAAGGAGGCGTTCTACCGCCTCGCCCCCGCGCGCACCCGCCCACGCCTGGCCGACATGACCGAGCGGATCACCACGGCCGTCGGCAGCTCGCTGATCGGCTCGATCACTCTCTCCGCGCTCAACGCCGGCACGGTGCTCGTGCTCCACCTCCTCATCGGCCTGCCCTTCGCCGCGCTGATGGCGGTGATCGCGTTCGTCGTCACCCTCATCCCCTTGTTCGGGTCGGTGATCTTCCTCGTGTTCGGCACGGCGGTGGCGCTGTTCAGCGGTCCCGACAAGGCACTGCTGTTCCTCATCGCGTATCTGGTCTACATCCAGGTGGAGTCGTACATCATCAGCCCGCGCGTGATGAACCGGGCGATCGCCATCCCGGCCGCGCTCGTGCTGATCGGAGCGATGATCGGCGGCGCGCTGATGGGCGTGCTGGGGGTGCTGGTCGCGCTGCCGGTCACCGCGTCGATCCTGCTGATCCTGCGCGAGATCGTGGTGCCGAAACAGGACCGGAAGATCTGA
- a CDS encoding glycosyltransferase: MTDPATPDGTSADAVSPRPLTVLIGADTFLPHVNGAARFAERLAAGLVSRGHDVHVMAPSAGHRNHGVFVETIEGEPMTMHRLPSWRWYPHDWLTFVMPFMSKHYARRALDAVQPDVVHIQSHIVIGRGLAREARKRGIPVIATNHVMAENILDFTALPKFLNDFAIKLAWDDAERTFHMTRAVTTPTRRAADFLEKTIDISGVIPISCGIEASNYTPDLSPRDRNRIVFVGRLTTEKQIDVVLRAITKLDPALDVTFDIVGGGDQRRNLESLATELGLADRVTFHGRTTDEELRALLSRASLFAIASIAELQSIATMEAMASGLPIVAADAVALPHLVHDGENGFLFRPGDVDDLAAKLARVLTQTPEERLAMQQASLDGVKVHDMTRTLETFEALYRDEPLPE; this comes from the coding sequence GTGACAGACCCTGCGACGCCCGACGGCACATCCGCCGACGCCGTGAGTCCGCGACCGCTGACCGTCCTCATCGGAGCGGACACGTTCCTGCCCCACGTGAACGGTGCGGCCCGCTTCGCCGAGCGCCTCGCGGCGGGCCTCGTATCGCGCGGCCACGACGTGCACGTGATGGCCCCGAGCGCCGGCCACCGCAACCACGGCGTCTTCGTCGAGACGATCGAGGGCGAGCCGATGACGATGCACCGGCTGCCGTCGTGGCGCTGGTACCCGCACGACTGGCTCACGTTCGTGATGCCGTTCATGTCGAAGCACTACGCACGTCGCGCCCTCGACGCGGTGCAGCCCGACGTCGTGCACATCCAGTCGCACATCGTGATCGGACGCGGTCTCGCGCGCGAGGCGCGCAAGCGCGGCATCCCGGTGATCGCGACGAACCACGTGATGGCCGAGAACATCCTCGACTTCACGGCACTGCCGAAGTTCCTCAACGACTTCGCCATCAAGCTCGCGTGGGATGACGCTGAGCGCACCTTCCACATGACCCGGGCGGTCACGACGCCGACGCGCCGTGCCGCGGACTTCCTCGAGAAGACCATCGACATCTCGGGCGTCATCCCGATCAGCTGCGGCATCGAGGCGAGCAACTACACGCCCGATCTGTCGCCCCGTGACCGCAACCGCATCGTGTTCGTCGGACGGCTCACCACCGAGAAGCAGATCGACGTCGTCCTCCGGGCGATCACGAAGCTCGACCCCGCGCTCGATGTGACCTTCGACATCGTCGGCGGCGGCGATCAGCGCCGCAATCTGGAGTCTCTCGCCACGGAGCTCGGTCTCGCCGACCGCGTGACCTTCCACGGGCGCACCACAGACGAGGAGCTGCGCGCGCTCCTCTCGCGGGCGAGCCTGTTCGCGATCGCGTCGATCGCCGAGCTGCAGTCGATCGCGACGATGGAGGCCATGGCTTCGGGCCTGCCGATCGTCGCGGCCGACGCGGTCGCGCTGCCGCACCTGGTGCACGACGGCGAGAACGGGTTCCTGTTCCGGCCGGGTGACGTCGACGACCTCGCCGCCAAGCTCGCCCGGGTGCTGACGCAGACCCCCGAAGAGCGTCTCGCGATGCAGCAGGCGTCGCTCGACGGGGTCAAGGTGCACGACATGACCCGCACCCTCGAGACCTTCGAGGCGCTGTACCGCGACGAGCCGCTGCCCGAGTAG
- a CDS encoding glycosyltransferase, whose translation MHVVIFADQHLATLGGAQVSTLLQRRFLETAGHTVTVVAPAMHGRARARIVGGDASFVDMPSVPITLDREYSMTWPGRRTDRWVDAALAARQPVDVVHVQADFWGAFIGYRFARRHGLPVVHTMHNRVDVGIEATAPFPGLVLRALNGWQRRALGTGARGADGWAYLHGLASGATAVTAPSSHFARRLERHGVFSRVDVIWNGIDDEILDAALDAGPRGRAPGRPRFVWLGRMSPEKRLLPFLEAVVASGIDAEVEVIGGGAQLRAARRIVEDARSAASVVFAGKLPYAETLRRIGAADAVVQTSIGFETQGMTIFEAASLGTPSIVSDPDLAAELGSGHWPVADASVDALAAALRTAASDIAAGTAPTPDPTIRERFRQSSRTAAMVEVYRRAIG comes from the coding sequence GTGCACGTCGTCATCTTCGCGGACCAGCACCTGGCGACACTGGGCGGGGCGCAGGTGTCGACGCTGCTGCAGCGGCGCTTCCTCGAGACCGCCGGTCACACGGTCACCGTCGTCGCACCGGCGATGCACGGGCGCGCGCGGGCGCGGATCGTCGGCGGCGATGCGTCGTTCGTCGACATGCCGTCGGTGCCGATCACCCTCGATCGCGAATACTCGATGACCTGGCCGGGTCGCCGGACCGACCGGTGGGTGGATGCCGCGCTGGCGGCGCGGCAGCCCGTCGACGTCGTGCATGTGCAGGCGGACTTCTGGGGAGCGTTCATCGGCTACCGGTTCGCGCGGCGGCACGGGCTGCCGGTCGTGCACACCATGCACAACCGCGTCGACGTCGGCATCGAGGCGACGGCGCCGTTCCCCGGTCTCGTGCTGCGGGCGCTGAACGGGTGGCAGCGCCGGGCGCTCGGTACCGGTGCCCGTGGTGCCGACGGCTGGGCCTACCTCCACGGGCTCGCCTCGGGGGCGACCGCGGTGACCGCTCCGTCGTCTCACTTCGCCCGCCGGCTCGAGCGCCATGGCGTGTTCTCGCGGGTCGACGTGATCTGGAACGGGATCGACGACGAGATCCTCGATGCCGCGCTCGACGCCGGCCCGCGCGGGCGTGCGCCGGGGCGCCCGCGCTTCGTGTGGCTCGGGCGCATGAGCCCCGAGAAGCGTCTGCTGCCCTTCCTCGAAGCCGTCGTCGCGTCGGGGATCGACGCCGAGGTCGAGGTGATCGGCGGGGGTGCGCAGCTGCGCGCGGCGCGGCGCATCGTCGAGGACGCGCGGTCCGCGGCATCCGTCGTGTTCGCCGGGAAGCTGCCCTACGCCGAGACGCTGCGCCGGATCGGCGCCGCCGACGCGGTGGTGCAGACGTCGATCGGCTTCGAGACGCAGGGCATGACGATCTTCGAGGCTGCCTCGCTGGGGACCCCCTCGATCGTGAGCGATCCCGACCTGGCCGCCGAGCTCGGCTCGGGTCACTGGCCGGTGGCAGACGCGTCGGTCGACGCGCTCGCCGCGGCACTGCGCACCGCGGCATCCGACATCGCCGCCGGAACTGCGCCGACGCCCGACCCGACCATCCGCGAGCGGTTCCGGCAGTCCAGCCGCACCGCTGCGATGGTCGAGGTGTACCGCCGCGCCATCGGCTGA
- a CDS encoding GlxA family transcriptional regulator — MRTVACIVQDGFAPFEFGVACEAFGLDRSDDGIPNFDFRVVTPEPGAVQSKMGFSINVDADLAFAYEADLVVVSPIPHEYWGRIDERVLDVIRHAVARDAWVLSVCSGSFVLAASGVLDGRRATTHWMYAQKMMTMYPQIDVDPDVLYVQDGRIITSAGTAAGLDACLHLLRQELGAELTNKIARRMVVPPQRDGGQAQFIDKPLPVTTSLSLAPVTDWMLDNLRLDLTVDQLATKAHMSPRTFARRFKADYGATPAAWLARQRIIHAQRLLESTDLGLDRVAYESGFGSAAVLRQNFARVLGTTPTAYRARFSCGPDELCDITDADVSGQEQVLETVA; from the coding sequence ATGAGAACTGTCGCCTGCATCGTCCAGGACGGATTCGCCCCGTTCGAGTTCGGAGTCGCGTGCGAGGCCTTCGGGCTCGACCGATCCGACGACGGCATCCCGAACTTCGACTTCCGCGTGGTCACCCCCGAACCCGGGGCGGTGCAGTCCAAGATGGGCTTCTCGATCAACGTCGACGCCGATCTCGCGTTCGCATACGAGGCCGACCTCGTCGTGGTTTCGCCCATTCCGCACGAGTACTGGGGGCGCATCGACGAGCGTGTGCTCGACGTGATCCGGCACGCGGTCGCGCGCGACGCCTGGGTGCTGAGTGTCTGCAGCGGCTCGTTCGTGCTCGCGGCATCGGGCGTGCTCGACGGCCGCCGAGCGACCACGCACTGGATGTACGCGCAGAAGATGATGACGATGTACCCGCAGATCGACGTCGACCCCGACGTGCTCTACGTGCAGGACGGCCGCATCATCACCAGCGCCGGCACCGCCGCCGGTCTCGACGCCTGCCTGCACCTGCTCCGACAGGAGCTCGGCGCGGAGCTCACCAACAAGATCGCCCGCCGCATGGTCGTGCCCCCGCAGCGCGACGGCGGCCAGGCGCAGTTCATCGACAAGCCGCTGCCCGTGACGACGTCGCTGTCGCTCGCGCCCGTCACCGACTGGATGCTCGACAACCTGCGTCTCGACCTCACCGTCGACCAGCTCGCCACGAAGGCGCACATGTCGCCGCGCACGTTCGCCCGGCGGTTCAAGGCCGACTACGGCGCGACGCCGGCGGCCTGGCTCGCGCGGCAGCGCATCATCCACGCCCAGCGACTGCTCGAATCGACCGATCTGGGACTCGACCGCGTCGCGTACGAGAGCGGATTCGGCTCGGCTGCCGTGCTGCGGCAGAACTTCGCCCGGGTGCTCGGCACGACTCCGACGGCCTATCGCGCGCGGTTCAGCTGCGGTCCCGACGAGCTGTGCGACATCACGGATGCCGACGTGTCCGGGCAGGAGCAGGTGCTCGAGACCGTCGCATGA
- a CDS encoding DUF7144 family membrane protein: MSDTHASGWAGWGVFAGVMLMIAGFIDLIYGIAALIGPDSAYFITDAGLFGVDVQGWGWWHLISGALLILVAFALLAGATWARVVAIILVALNALGQLSLMSAQPWLSLAILAVDVVIIYALTVHGRELKR; the protein is encoded by the coding sequence ATGTCAGACACGCACGCGTCGGGCTGGGCCGGCTGGGGCGTCTTCGCCGGCGTGATGCTGATGATCGCGGGTTTCATCGACCTGATCTACGGCATCGCCGCCCTCATCGGACCGGATTCGGCATACTTCATCACCGACGCAGGCCTCTTCGGCGTCGACGTGCAGGGCTGGGGATGGTGGCACCTGATCTCGGGCGCCCTGCTCATCCTGGTCGCCTTCGCACTGCTGGCGGGAGCCACGTGGGCCCGAGTCGTCGCGATCATCCTCGTCGCGCTGAACGCGCTCGGGCAGCTCTCGCTGATGTCGGCCCAGCCCTGGCTGTCGCTGGCGATCCTCGCGGTCGACGTCGTGATCATCTACGCGCTCACGGTCCACGGCCGCGAGCTCAAGAGGTAG
- a CDS encoding ATP-dependent Clp protease ATP-binding subunit encodes MNATQQPGQEDARSALEQFGINLTDRARQGKLDPVIGRDAEIRRVSQVLTRRTKNNPVLIGEPGVGKTAVVEGLAQRIVAGDVAESLKDKELVTLDISALVAGAMYRGQFEERLKSVLKEITESDGRVITFIDELHVLMGAGGGEGSVAASNMLKPMLARGELRLIGATTLNEYREFIEKDAALERRFQQVYVGEPTVEDTVAILRGLKERYEAHHKVAIADAALVAAASLSHRYIPSRQLPDKAIDLIDEAASRLRMEIDSAPLEIDELRRHVDRLKLEELALKKEKDDASKERLAALRAQLASEQSRLDELQAQWERERASLNRVGDLKTKLDAARMEAERAQREGNLEKASRLLYGEIPALQRQLVDAERDEPDEDRMVGDQVTDEDIAAVIAAWTGIPVGRLLQGETEKLVHLEAELGKRLIGQKNAVKAVADAVRRSRAGISDPGRPTGSFLFLGPTGVGKTELAKALAEFLFDDPHAMVRIDMSEYGEKHSVSRLVGAPPGYIGYEQGGQLTEAVRRRPYSVVLLDEVEKAHPEVFDVLLQVMDDGRLTDGQGRTVDFTNVILILTSNLGSPVLIDPTLSLEQKRDTVQAMVRQAFKPEFVNRLDDIVIFQTLSEDDLAQIVELAVDALHQRLRDRRLTLAVTPDARTWLAERGYDPVFGARPLRRLMQSEIQDRLAMAILAGGVRDGDTVRVDVAADGTQLVLVTD; translated from the coding sequence ATGAACGCCACTCAGCAGCCCGGGCAGGAGGACGCGCGGAGCGCCCTCGAGCAGTTCGGGATCAACCTCACAGACCGCGCCCGCCAGGGCAAGCTCGACCCCGTCATCGGGCGGGATGCCGAGATCCGGCGGGTCAGCCAGGTGCTCACGCGCCGCACCAAGAACAACCCCGTCCTCATCGGCGAGCCCGGCGTCGGCAAGACCGCCGTCGTCGAGGGGCTCGCCCAGCGCATCGTCGCGGGCGACGTCGCCGAGTCGCTGAAGGACAAGGAGCTCGTCACGCTCGACATCTCGGCCCTGGTCGCCGGCGCGATGTACCGCGGGCAGTTCGAGGAGCGGCTGAAGAGCGTGCTCAAGGAGATCACCGAGTCGGACGGCCGGGTGATCACCTTCATCGACGAGCTGCACGTGCTCATGGGCGCAGGCGGCGGCGAGGGCTCGGTTGCAGCATCCAACATGCTGAAGCCCATGCTCGCGCGCGGTGAGCTGCGCCTCATCGGTGCGACGACCCTCAACGAGTACCGCGAGTTCATCGAGAAGGATGCCGCGCTCGAGCGCCGCTTCCAGCAGGTCTACGTCGGCGAGCCGACGGTCGAAGACACCGTCGCGATCCTGCGCGGACTCAAGGAGCGCTACGAGGCCCACCACAAGGTCGCCATCGCCGACGCCGCGCTCGTCGCCGCCGCATCCCTCTCGCACCGCTACATCCCGAGCCGTCAGCTGCCCGACAAGGCGATCGACCTCATCGACGAGGCGGCGTCGCGGCTGCGCATGGAGATCGACTCGGCACCGCTCGAGATCGACGAGCTGCGTCGCCACGTCGACCGGCTGAAGCTCGAGGAGCTGGCGCTGAAGAAGGAGAAGGACGACGCGTCGAAGGAGCGCCTCGCCGCGCTTCGCGCTCAGCTCGCCTCGGAGCAGAGCAGGCTCGACGAGCTGCAGGCTCAGTGGGAGCGCGAGCGCGCGTCGCTCAACCGCGTCGGCGATCTCAAGACGAAGCTCGACGCCGCCCGCATGGAGGCCGAGCGCGCGCAGCGCGAGGGCAACCTCGAGAAGGCGTCGCGGCTGCTCTACGGCGAGATCCCCGCGCTCCAGCGGCAGCTCGTCGACGCCGAGCGCGACGAGCCCGACGAGGACCGCATGGTCGGCGACCAGGTGACCGACGAAGACATCGCGGCCGTGATCGCGGCCTGGACCGGCATCCCGGTCGGACGCCTCCTGCAGGGCGAGACCGAGAAGCTCGTGCACCTCGAGGCCGAGCTCGGCAAGCGCCTCATCGGCCAGAAGAATGCGGTGAAGGCGGTGGCGGATGCCGTCCGGCGCTCCCGCGCCGGCATCAGCGACCCCGGTCGCCCGACGGGCTCGTTCCTCTTCCTCGGCCCCACCGGCGTCGGCAAGACCGAGCTCGCCAAGGCTCTGGCGGAGTTCCTCTTCGACGACCCGCACGCCATGGTGCGCATCGACATGTCGGAGTACGGCGAGAAGCACTCCGTGTCGCGCCTCGTCGGTGCCCCTCCGGGCTATATCGGGTACGAGCAGGGCGGTCAGCTCACCGAGGCCGTGCGCCGGCGCCCGTACTCGGTGGTGCTCCTCGACGAGGTCGAGAAGGCCCATCCCGAGGTGTTCGACGTTCTGCTCCAGGTCATGGACGACGGCCGACTCACCGACGGCCAGGGGCGCACGGTCGACTTCACGAACGTGATCCTCATCCTCACCTCGAACCTCGGCTCTCCCGTCCTGATCGATCCGACGCTGTCGCTCGAGCAGAAGCGAGACACCGTGCAGGCGATGGTGCGGCAGGCGTTCAAGCCCGAGTTCGTCAACCGGCTCGACGACATCGTCATCTTCCAGACGTTGAGCGAAGACGACCTGGCCCAGATCGTCGAGCTCGCCGTCGACGCACTGCACCAGCGTCTGCGCGACCGTCGTCTCACCCTCGCGGTGACGCCCGACGCGCGCACCTGGCTCGCCGAGCGCGGCTACGACCCGGTCTTCGGTGCGCGGCCGCTGCGCCGTCTGATGCAGTCCGAGATCCAGGACCGGCTCGCCATGGCGATCCTCGCGGGCGGCGTGCGCGACGGCGACACCGTGCGCGTGGATGTCGCGGCCGACGGTACGCAACTCGTCCTCGTGACGGACTGA
- a CDS encoding UbiA family prenyltransferase yields the protein MATARGWGVVRALWGSTHPGPTVVVTVLTLALGAAVGLEPWRIVVLTASVFAGQVSVGISNDVIDAARDRAVGRTDKPIARGDVSARTAWIAAWVTVAAALALSAILSAAMLAAHAIGLAAAWAYNAGLKSSVFSPVPFVVFFGLLPSFATLSAPDPAFAEPWAGVAGAVLGVAVHLTNVLPDLDDDARTSVRGLPHRLGARLSAVLAVLSLLVGAVVVLLGIADGDLAHIAPVTWVFFGATAIVAVLTLVQALRRPPSRTLFRLVMLAGVLLAAQLVVSGGGLAA from the coding sequence GTGGCAACTGCTCGAGGGTGGGGAGTGGTGCGGGCCCTGTGGGGCTCCACCCACCCCGGCCCGACGGTCGTCGTCACCGTCCTCACGCTCGCCCTCGGCGCGGCGGTCGGCCTCGAGCCCTGGCGGATCGTCGTGCTGACGGCATCCGTCTTCGCCGGCCAGGTGTCGGTGGGCATCTCGAACGATGTGATCGACGCCGCCCGCGACCGTGCGGTCGGCCGCACCGACAAGCCCATCGCACGCGGCGATGTGTCCGCGCGCACGGCGTGGATCGCGGCCTGGGTGACCGTCGCGGCAGCCCTCGCGCTGTCGGCGATCCTGAGCGCCGCGATGCTCGCCGCTCACGCGATCGGCCTCGCGGCCGCCTGGGCTTACAACGCCGGTCTCAAGAGCAGCGTCTTCTCGCCCGTGCCCTTCGTGGTGTTCTTCGGGCTGCTGCCGTCGTTCGCGACGCTCTCGGCGCCCGACCCGGCATTCGCTGAACCGTGGGCGGGCGTCGCCGGAGCCGTGCTCGGCGTCGCAGTGCACCTCACCAACGTGCTCCCCGACCTTGACGACGACGCGCGCACGAGCGTGCGGGGCCTGCCGCACCGACTCGGTGCGCGCCTGTCGGCGGTGCTCGCCGTCCTCTCGCTGCTCGTCGGGGCCGTCGTGGTGCTGCTCGGAATCGCGGACGGCGATCTCGCGCACATCGCGCCGGTGACGTGGGTGTTCTTCGGCGCGACCGCGATCGTCGCCGTGCTGACGCTCGTCCAGGCGCTGCGCCGCCCGCCGTCGCGCACGCTGTTCCGGCTCGTGATGCTCGCAGGCGTGCTGCTCGCGGCGCAGCTCGTGGTCTCGGGCGGAGGCCTCGCCGCGTGA
- a CDS encoding FAD-dependent oxidoreductase produces the protein MAEVVVVGAGPVGLLLAAELSRLGVDVDILERRPDAGAGSRAIGIHSPVLGALAASGITDELLADAARVPRGEARAAGRTLGVVRFDRLARRFPFVATLPQAATERVLAGRAPRPLRGARVTGILPRSDAVRVRAGIGGRPVELTAPLVVVASGAAGRGLAYRPGGTRVRTYPDRYLMADAVAGGGADPGVAVVNLDSAGVLESFPLPGGMRRYVAWDGRDSGEPAADDRRERLRAAVTRVGEAEAADAIDEATAFGVRRFVAPRLRRGRLFVIGDAAHEVSPIGGQGMNLGLLDAVTLAPLLAAWTRTGTAPERELERWERSRVASARTAAALATANTALGRPLGSATDALRRVGVRGMLAPPLGAMFARAYAMGFDRDA, from the coding sequence ATGGCTGAGGTGGTCGTGGTGGGAGCCGGCCCCGTCGGACTGCTCCTCGCGGCCGAGCTCAGCCGGCTCGGGGTCGACGTCGACATCCTCGAGCGGCGACCGGATGCCGGCGCTGGGAGCCGAGCCATCGGCATCCACTCCCCCGTCCTGGGCGCGCTCGCCGCGTCGGGCATCACCGACGAGCTCCTCGCCGATGCTGCGCGGGTGCCGCGCGGCGAGGCGCGAGCGGCTGGGCGCACACTCGGCGTCGTGCGCTTCGACCGGCTGGCGCGCCGCTTCCCCTTCGTCGCGACGCTGCCCCAGGCCGCGACCGAACGCGTCCTCGCCGGGCGCGCACCCCGACCGCTCCGCGGCGCGCGCGTGACCGGCATCCTCCCGCGCTCCGACGCCGTGCGCGTGCGCGCGGGCATCGGCGGACGCCCCGTCGAGCTGACCGCTCCGCTCGTCGTCGTCGCCTCGGGAGCCGCCGGGCGGGGCCTCGCCTACCGGCCCGGCGGCACGCGCGTGCGCACCTACCCCGACCGGTATCTGATGGCGGATGCTGTCGCGGGCGGCGGCGCCGACCCCGGGGTCGCAGTGGTGAACCTCGACTCCGCCGGCGTGCTCGAGTCCTTCCCCCTGCCCGGCGGCATGCGTCGCTACGTCGCCTGGGACGGCCGCGACAGTGGAGAACCCGCCGCCGACGATCGACGTGAACGGCTTCGCGCGGCGGTCACCCGCGTCGGCGAGGCCGAGGCGGCCGACGCCATCGACGAGGCGACGGCTTTCGGCGTGCGGAGGTTCGTCGCGCCGCGCCTGCGGCGGGGGCGCCTGTTCGTCATCGGGGACGCCGCGCACGAGGTGAGCCCGATCGGCGGCCAGGGCATGAACCTCGGACTCCTCGACGCGGTCACGCTGGCCCCGCTGCTCGCGGCCTGGACCCGAACCGGAACGGCCCCCGAACGGGAGCTGGAGAGGTGGGAGCGAAGTCGGGTCGCCTCGGCGCGCACCGCCGCCGCGCTGGCGACCGCGAACACGGCGCTCGGCCGCCCCCTCGGGAGTGCGACCGACGCCCTCCGCCGCGTCGGGGTGCGCGGGATGCTCGCTCCCCCTCTCGGCGCGATGTTCGCCCGCGCCTACGCAATGGGCTTCGACCGCGACGCCTGA